In Vicia villosa cultivar HV-30 ecotype Madison, WI linkage group LG7, Vvil1.0, whole genome shotgun sequence, the DNA window gatgttgcctcggaaaaaataagatgattgtcccattgctaaggcatcctcgcatgatgcctaaaaagattaatgactattgtatccttcccttagactacctaccctttacatggtagggacaattttatggtgaacgatattttctcgatgacccttaacatctaATGAAAGGActccctaccctctttatggtacgATAAATTTTGATACTATTTCCATTTAGTCGTATATTGCGGCTTGCTAATTTTTTGATGCCATTGTTGGGGACCATATATTGACATTGTTAATTTTTCTGCAATTTTCTCGTTTTTCACTTGTATGCAAAGAACCCGCAGTTTGGGGAATCTCGTTGAACTGATAAACGAAATTGAGAGCTATTCCAAGAAAGGCACATATTATAGTAAACACCTCTAGCGATGGTTGAAAACGCCAATCTCCTTCTGCAAAAGTACGCACTCCCCTCGAACGAAGAACCTCATTTAAGTATGGTTCTCCCTCCCAAAGATGCTAACAATTACAAGTTGAAGCCTTCACTATTGTCCATGGTACAACAAAATCAACTTTCTGGTGAGCCAACAAATGACCCAAATTTGCATTTATCAGTTTTTGTTGAATACTGCGATACTGTTAAATTAAATGGAATAAACCCAATCATTATTCGAATAAGATTTCTCCTATTTTCCTTAAGGGATAGAGACAAAACATGGTTGTAGTTCCTACCATCGAATTTCATAACGACATTGAATGAACTTGCAATTAGATTGCTAGCCCGATATTTTTTTGCTGAGCAAAACAACACAATTGAGGAACCAAATTACATGCTTTAAGCTGAATGATGTGATGAACTTGATACTTCACACACAAGaagggggtgaattgtgtggtttttaaaaatgtgattttgaaaaactttggaaaataatattagagTTTAAAGACTTTCTTTAAAAAAACTTAGCAGCGAAAAAGTAAAAGGCAAAAACTAAATTACTGAAATTTAAAAGACTTAAGGGGAAAACGACTTAGTCTTGTCCCTAtgaattgatcttgagagtttccaataaatgctgagagcttttagtaggaaaGACTCATATACCCCTTTATAAAAAGAAATGATGGTTGGTCTTCAATCATAAAATAGAAGATGATGGATTTGGATATTTGCATCTTTTCTTTAGAATAAACTGGGTGAAGTTGACAATCTTATTTTTCAATGGTGGATTGAAGCGATTAGGCTTCTTTCCACAAACATGAATCGTTGAGCGATTAGTCTTCAAGTTCTTGAACCTTTAAGCTCAAATCTTGGTTTTACACGGGATAACCAATAACCTGTGAGATTTTAACACCAGACTGATCACGAAGTTGTGAAGATTTTAATACCAGGCTGACAAAGAACCTATAAGATTTTATCACATGCTGATCTCCAACCTAAACTATGACTGAATCACACAATCCCAAAGCAAAACTTTTTACGAGTTTAGCTTCTAACCCAAATAAATCTTTAAATGGATAATATTCAATAAGGTGTATACAAAAGATTCCTTTTATGAATTTACAATTTTGTCCTTTCCAGAATTAAAAATATATCCTCACTCACAAAAGGATTTTTCTCACAAAAGCACTTAAGCTAAAACATTAGTGAGAGAAAGTTAAAGAAATGTTGAGAGAGAGAGATTATTGAAAGTGTCAAAACACGATTCTGAATGAAATTAAATGAGAAAATGGACATCTATCTATAGGCTAGAGGTTGACTCAAAAAAGACATTTCAATAAAGGCTTTTTATGACATTCTAATCAATTAGCACATAATCATAATTGATAAGAAGTTTGAAATGCAGTCGATTATAAGTttataaaaggaaagaaaatatatCTAGTCGTCGCGCATCATAAAGTTGTTGTTCTAATCACTTGTGACTCAATTTTGAACTGATCTATTCTATTACACAAAGCTCTATTCAATTAGATAAGTCAAAACTTTTGCGTCTTGCAACTTTGACAATTCATAATTCATCTAACACAACTTCAAGATGTCAAAAATTTCGCCTCTATGCAATTTTGACAGTTCACAATTCATAGTTTACAGAGATATATCTTCAAatctaattttgtttaaaaaaagggTTGCTAGCATAAATACAAGGGTTGGTGTGATTTTAAGTGCGTCCGAAAATGAATATTCAAACATAGAAAGATATTTTCGAATTTTTAAAGATAGTGAGGCACACTCTATAAACTGAAATGAATATTTCCCTTTATGAATAAGTAGAGCCTTCTTTGAGGGCGTGCGAGGCGGGTCACCGCATATGACCATAAAATTTTCATAGTTAAACTGTACATAAATAAGGCCTCGTAAATCTTTGTCATTATTAAAATTTGGTTAAATATGATCTCTCATTATTTTTTTATGGTTAAATCTTGACTAACTTACACAGGATCTCGAAAAACTTGACACGACCTTGTGAATAAGAAGGAGAACGATCCCTCTTCACAAGGCCGAAGTTAACCATTGACTCAAGGCATccattgaaaatgaaaaatgtaaaagatatatatatatatatatatatatatatatatatatatatatatatatatatatatatatatatatatatatatatatatatatatatatatatatatatatatatatatatatatatatatatatatatatatatatatatatatatatatatatgaggaggaatcaaattacacccgaatagTTACACCATGAGTTAAACTCGCTCAATAACTTCTCATCagatgattattttttaaaatcaatcgtTGGATTGAAATATATTATCATATAAATCATACGTAagaagtttgagattaatctgtAATGATTTACTTTGTCATCAAGATACACAAACTGATTAACGTCAAACTGGACTTTCATAAAACgtaaattttgatgtaattcgatgacatagtaaatcattatagattaatctcaaactttatacgtatgatctatatgataatatgaCTCAATTTAAtgactaattttaaaaaataattattcgaTGTGAAGTTATTGAGCGGGTGTAACTCATGGTGTAATTATTCGAGTATAATTTGATTcttcgtgtgtgtgtgtgtgtatatatatatatatatatatatatatatatatatatatatatatatatatatatatatatatatatatatatatatatatatatatatatatagaggagggatcaaattacacccgaagagttacaccacgagttacactcattcaataactacattttgaattaatattttttaaattcaaccattggattgaaacataatatcatatagatcatacctataaagtttgagctttatctataatgatttactatgtcattgaattacatcaaaattaacgttatatgaaagctcattttgacgttaatctttggatatcttgatcgtatagtaaatcattataggttaagctcaaactttacaggtatgatctatatgatattatgtttcaatccaacggttgaatttaaaaaatattaattcgaaatgtagttattgaacgagtgtaactcgtggtgtaactcttcgggtgtaatttgatccctcctcatatatatatatatatatatatatatatgggaattCTACGGTGCATTCGCCCATTTGACTTCAGTGGTGAAGTCACTGTCTGACCAATCAGAATTAAGCCCTAAGCCCTAATAGTGCCACAGTGGACTGAAGCATTAAATGACCCTTATTGACACTTACTGTGGTAATTTTATAGTTTATATATTGCAACTTAGTCCCTAAcatattaatattgtttttaaaatgtaatatttaaaatgaaaataaattaaatttaaaacacaattaattaaaaaaactttaatttaATCTTTCTCAATAGATATTCATATTCACTATCAGGTACctgaaaccctaattttgtttTCATCCCCATTTTTTAACAAAAGTGTTCGTCCACAATTTTTTAACATCAATACAACATTCATATTCATCTTCATATTCTTTGCCTACACACTTGCTGTTCAGGCTTAAGACGGTTCCTTCGAACACGCCGACAACCCTCCAAATTGACATGGCAAGAAGAGAGGTACGTTTGAGAGCACCACCCCTTCCCACTTTTCAGGTATATTTAGGGTTTCTTGTATGATTGAATATTGCTTTCGTTGTTTCAATTCATGTAGGATTCTTACTGTGTTCTACTCTGTTTAGAACTAAGTTgggtaaagaaataaaaaaacatttgaaatcGATGAAGCAAATGGAAACATCACTCTCAACCGGGAAGCGCAAACGCGAAATTGGAACCCTAAACCAAAAAACTCAAAACGAAAAtcttcaaagaaattcaagaggttAATCTATTGAAACCCTAAATTCCTTTTTACATTTAGTGTTGCTTGTGTGTTTAATTGCTTACATTTAGTGTTGGATGTGTTTTTGAGTGCTTCAAAAGTCTATAGAATCCTATAATCTTGGTTTCACCTGATTCACTTTGTGCTCTGACTTCAATACTTTTCCAACTATGCTAAACAAAGGTTAAATCCATATCAAATTGATATTTCTTTCTCACATTCCATTTTCATTCCCATCATGAGGGTAACAAAATAACAATAACCTTTCCTTTTCTATTTCATAATATCCAGAACCGAAAACACTTGTGAATTTCAATAGAATAACACAGACCAACTAGTTCAGAAACAAACCTCAGCTAGTGTCCTCCTATGCTTAGAGTCTTAAACAGAAACATCTTTCTTAAGATTGTGTAGTCTCCCATCAATCTTCCATTCAAAAACACAAACAACATTAGCATAATAAAATTGAGACACCAACCCAATATTGGCAAATAGCCGAATAGCATTGCAGAACAAACCAATACTGTTAAGTGTTGCCAAATAACAGTTTCAACACTACTATAGTAGCACGCTAAAGCAACTTAGGTTTGCAGAATTTAAACAAACAGTTATCCTCTGCAATCAGCAATGAAACGTTACATCATTCCTCTTATTGTATCTGATGCGTTGAGTATAAAATTCCAGTGTGCAACTCTACAGGTTTACCCTGTTTGGCTTTACTTGCTTGCATTCACATGGTTCAgttgttaattatttttactgATAATTGGATAAACTGGCTCCTTGCAGCGTGACTTCCAGCTTCCTGATCGTTAAGATGGAATTCTCGGCTGAGGATGAAGCCAAAATTGAGAGGTTCACCAAAAATCTTTTTCCTTTGTATCTTAATGAAGGATATACCTTGATTTCCTGAATACATGCTGTTTGATCCTAGTTGTTGGATATTCATTGGGAGTCTTTTGTTTATGTTCGGCGAACAATCTGGACTCTCGTTCAAGTTTCTATTTGAATTGAAATGATCTTTTGAGTATATATATCTTTGTTCTTTTTCAGCTAGAGAAAGGTGTTGATGGGTTGTTTGAAAGCTTTGCAAGGTTGGATTCACGTATTTCAAGTGTTGGTCAGACAGCTGCAAAGATAGGAGATCATCTCCAAGTAGGGAGCTGTGTTCTTCCACCCTTCCAGTGCTTCCACTATATTTTGATAGAAGAAATGTGATCTCACGTTTACTTGTATTCTAATGTTTTATTGGTTGGTTAAATTATcctttttgtttgaaatataaTTTCATTTGCAATTCTGTTTTTTTGTCAGAGTGCAGATGCTCAGCGAGAAACTGCCAGTCAAACTATTGAGCTGATAAAAGTAAAAATCAGCCAATTCATTTGTGGTTTATACCCATCATTCATGTTGGAAAATTTACCTTATGGTTGATTAATTTCTACAGTACTTAATGGAGTTCAATAGCAGCCCTGGTGATTTGATGGAGCTTTCTCCTCTTTTTTCTGAATAGTTAAGGGAGCGGAGGTTAGACATATTTCCTGTTAAAACTGATATAAACTTATAATGTCATTCAAGAATTTACATGAATGACAAAGTACATGGTTGAGGATCTAAAATTTTTGTGATCCTCCAGTAGCTGATTTACTCTGTCTAGGTGGAATTTCATagaaaattttattaattgatgATGTTTATTGATTTTAGTACTTGTTAAGTAGGTTTTTACTATAGGGATACTAATTAGGCTTGTTGATTACACATGCATCTCTATGGTCTTCTTGCATGCAATGTATTCTTTTACACCTTACAACAACAATACAAATTGACTTTACTTAACACACAAGATAATGTTTGAAATTTTCCCCTTAAGAAGTTGTTTGGGCTTGTGTTCTGCTTTTATCCTTTCTGTGCTTTTTCTATTGAAATCCAAATATATAATGTCTGGTTTTGGTGATTAGTAGATTGTTATTTTCtttacatttttagaaaaattccACTGTTGTCAATTAGTGTTCAGTAGCTAGTTGAGTTACCGCATTCATGTTAGTCATTCATGTTAATCAATAGAGATGTATGATATTGAATCTTTTTATACACATAGTGATTTGATCTCTTGTGAGATCATTTAGAAAATATAATTGCACAATGATGTGTTTATTCACCCACTCAAATTTTAGACAGCTTTATAGCAGATCAACCATAAATCGATCGAGAATATGAAGAATATCATATTTGTAAGTTATCTAATTCTTCTATAGGAAAGCTAGTAGAATTGTCTTGTTGTCCACCAGTATTCCAAAGGAAACTAGCATACTTTGACAGAAAATAAGTGTTGCCAGGATCTGATTCCAATGCTTGTAGATATCTCAATTCTGCTACCATTTGATTTGATGTAATTTTGTGATGTTTGTTTCGAACCGGTAATCTACGAGCTACTTAAGAACCTATCACTTATCTTTACATATTTTTTTCTTAGGTGTATTTGAATAATTTGTGGGTGTAGGTTTACAGCGTCAGTTGCAGGAACCTGTCCACCGTACGATCTCGAGGTTCCACCGTAAATTAAATTGGTAAGTAGAGATCGGTAATATTTCTGTTTAATTTTGTCGAGATATATACTTAAATGAAATCAATAATTATGAAATGAAGAATTTAACGCTTTGAAGTTATTAATATAAGTTAATATTTGTATTGGCTTCATGAAATAAACTTGCTTACAGTTTCAACAATCCTTCAAATCACTGTGTTGATTTGTTCTAATAATGTTTAGTGGCTTTCACTCTTCAGGTTCAATATTTCTTTGTTGGTGTAAAGGTATTGTTCCATCTACTTGGAGATCCTATAACTCACGACGATACCTCTACCCGTATGAACATTATTGGATGTCACACGATTCTGTTAGAAATATGATGCTCATAGTGCCGGCGTCGTCCTCCTGTTGGCGGCGAAGTGTACGATATTGAACATTCAAGAGAAGTGTCTTCATTAAAATGTATGCCATTGATTTCTTTGTAAACGATACTAGTTTCACGTAGGTAGTGAATGTGGTAAAATGTATGCCATTGATTTCTTTTCTAAagaaaattcttttataatttataagtAACTTCTTTTCAATTCGATATCTTGTATTTACTTTATTGTAGATTCGTAGAGAAGCTTGCGCTTCATTTGTTCAATGGAGATGTTCATCAAGCAGCATACCGTATCCTGTCAGATTTTAGAAATGGTAGGTTTGGTTGGACTGCATTGGAGAGGCCTCCTAGGTGATGTCAAATGTTTGCTTTTAGAAGCAACACCCTGAAGCTAGAATTGAAAATTATGCTGGAGATTTCCAGGAGCAAACCGAAAAGCCAAGATTTCAAGCAGCATACCGTATCCTGTCAGATTTTAGAAATGGTAGGTTTGGTTGGACTGCATtggcttttcctttttttttgaagTAGTGAATGAAAAGCCAAGCTTGTTGTATCAGGTTGATTCCACGGGTTATTTTGTTTGTTATTATTGTGTCAAAATACTCTTTGATGCACGTCTGATATGCAAGCAACTATGTGTAAATTTTAGGAACACTTTTTTTTTGTGTAGAAAACTTTTGAAAAGCCAAATTATAATTTCAAGTGCAGGATAAATAGAAAAGAGCATTGTTAAATGTACCCACCTTACGATTGGTACATTTTCCTCATTTTGGAAAAAAACACATAGTTAACATAGGTACTATAAACTTCAGATTCATAAGACTCtaaacttgttaaaaaaaattgttcctaAAGTTTATGgtaagaaaaacaaaaagagtatgaGATAGTATTTTAGTTATTAATAAATGTAGGTAATCAACACATCTATCTCTTTTATTTCATCCACATTTTAGTTAGAGTTCCTATAACTTTTCCGTGAATTGGAtcgtttaacttttatttttctacctttctctatctttctctctATTTCTATCTTGATTTACTTTCTTTTACATCTTTTTCTCTTTAAAAACTTtaagtttattatatatattattgaagCATTTTTTTGAATGGATGTAATAGCCACCCTAGTGGCAAGCATAACCGTGTTAAGGCTTTCACTCAAGAGGACGCGAGTTCGATCCATTGGGTTTCCATTTTTTACTTTCTATGTTATTATTTTGGTTTTGTGTGATTTCTGAAAGAatcttttaatataatatattccaTTCATATTGTTGTCACCATAGGTGTGTGGCCTGGTGGTTTTCTTTAAGAAATGTTTTCTCAAGGTCTCCATTTCAAGCCTTGATTGTGacaaaatcttgattttttatcatttgttttcttttctttggttttttagcaaacttcaacaatttttttaatcaatcaaaACTTCTCATTTTGAGATGATTTTTTGCACACTTGTCATTGTCATttattatatctattttatgattatgtcaaaaaatctcaaaaatatttattatttgatcatttttcatttaattgaaaacaagtcatttttaatgactttaaaaaccttttcttttggttttcttttcaaaactcttgattaaatatttttggattgatcaaggcTCTTCTCATGGGATGCCATACTCCTTGTAAACATCTCTCACTTTTTGGCTTTgtttatttggtttttttttgttgacaGAAACAAATTTAACTgctttcattaatcaaataaagagtaatacaaggaggaattacatcAAACATACAGCGTCGAGACCAAGAATTGGTCGCCTTAGCTAAGGTatgggcaaccatattcgcttgacgcttgataaacttaacctcaaagtaGGGGAAATCTAATAGCAACAGCTTAATAGAATTAATAATAGAGGAAAACTCAGAGCTACCCGGCTTATTAGATGTAAGGGCTTGGACCACCTGTTGAGAATCACTTTCAAAAATTGTCGGAGCATTATGAAACATAATAACAGAATGAATTGCTTCCTTAAGAGCTGAGGCCTCAGCTTCCAACACCGAAAAGTTACTATTATCCCAAGCCGTACCCGCGCCAACAAAGTTACCGTGATCGTTACGCATACACCATCCTCAATTCGTTGTCCCTACACGCTTATTGAAAGTGGCATCCACATTACATTTGAAGCTACCAATAGGAGGCGGGTACCATGAAACCACTTCTCCATTATCTAACTGCGGCGCCAGAATATTTTGGGCCATAAACCAATCTTGCCACTTATGGAATGCTAACCAACCAAGTTTGGAAGCATATTCCTTTTCATTATGCCACACGAAGTCATTCCTATTCTTCCATAGCCCTTCCAACAAAACCGCCACTCTTCCTGCGGTAAGCCTATCCTCCTTCATGCAAATATCGAATACAAGGGACCGGATATCCTAGAAAGAATGGAGACGAGTAGATATGACATTAGTAAGACCAGCCGACTGCCAACAAGAGAAAGTTTCCGAACAACCAACAAACACATGCCAGTCGTCCTCATAATCATGTCCACAAAGCTGGTAGGTGGGGCTACATGGAACATGATGTTGAATAAGACGTACCTTAGATGGGAGACAACCACTACAAATCCTCCAAAGAATATGTTTCACTCGAGACGGAGCTATTATATTCCAGAGATCACTCCAGTTTACTCCTTCCTCAACCAAGCCCACACTTTCGTGATGCTTTCTCCAACTTCTATATCCCGATCGGACACTATAATTACCACTTACATCATCCTTCCAGATCATACGGTCTTCAACCACTTCTTCTGACAACGGAACTTGTAGAATATCACGAACCACTGAGTAATCAAACAAATCACGTAAAACTCCCATATTCCATTGTTTGACATTAGGTAGCAATAGATCATTAATAGTTAAAGTATACACACCTTGAGTTTGAGGACCCATCAAACAACCTTCTCTAGTCCCTCTAAGCCATGGTTCATTCATAATTCTTATGTTTCTACCATCACTAATCCGCCATTGTTTATTTGGTTTTTAAAGACTTGTTTTTATGCTTTAATCATAAACatgtccaaaaaccctaattcttgtcGCTTTGACTTGAACTTTTGATTTCAACACATATAGTTGTTTGAAAACTCATATTTGATTGATCAATGGATATTTGAAGCACTTCTGAttttaactatgtgtgaactatgatggtcaactatgagtGAATCATGGAAGATAGTCATAAGATGTTTGTCAATTATGTGGGAACCATGCCAGATGTGCATAAATGatgatcaactatgtgtgaactctGAAAGATAGTCAATagaagatggtcaactatgtgtgaactatgatTGGTCAACTATGTGGGAACCATGTCATAGATGCATAAATGAAGGTCAactatgtttgaaccatgaaagatAGTGTATAGAAGATGGTCAATTGTGTGTGAACTATGTCATAGATgcatagatgatggtcaactCTGTATGAACCATGGAAGATAGTAAATagatgatggttaactatgtgtgagCCATGTTAGTGGATGTACTCTGAATCATATTTTAGTGGATCAGAGTCAACGACATGGGTCGCTTTGACTTGAACTTTTGATTTCAACACATATAGTTGTTTGAAAACTCATATTTGATTAATCAATGGATATTCGAAGCACTTTTGatttcaactatgtgtgaactatgatGGTCAACTAAGGAGTCAACAAATGATGATCGactgtgtgaaccatgtcagggatgcactgaTGATGTTCGAATATGCCTGAACCATGTTACATATGGATagaagatggtcaactatgtgtgaaccctgtcagggagtcaactgatgttggtcaactatgtgtgaatcatgtcatggagTCAATTGATGATGGTCGACCATGTGTGACTCATCTCAAGGAGTCAACATATGATGTTCGACTAATGTGTGAAGCATGTTAGGGAGTCAAATgatgatgttcgactatgtgtgaaccatgttatagATGGACAGTAGATGGTCGACTATAtgtgaaccatgttacagatggatAAGAGATGGTCttctatgtgtgaaccatgtcaatgagtcaactgatgatgttcgactatgtgtgaaccatgtcagggatgcactgatgatgttcgactatgtgtgaaccatgttacagatggataggagatggtcaactatgtgtgaaccatgtcaaggagtCAACTGACGATGTTCGACtatatgtgaaccatgtcagggagtcaactgatgatggtcaactatgtgtgaactatgttacTGATGGATAggagatggtcaactatgtgtgaaccatgtcagagagtcaactaatgatggtcaactatatGTGAATCATGTCAAGGAGTCAATTGATGATGGTCGACCATGTGTGAGCCATGGCAGGGAGTCAACGGATTATGtttgactatgtgtgaaccatgtcagagatgcaCTGATGttgttcgactatgtgtgaaccatgtcagggagtcaactgatgatgtcctaCTATGTGTGAGCCATGTTATAGATGGATAGgagatggtcgactatgtgttaACTATGTTACAGATGGATAGGAGattgtaaactatgtgtgaaccatgtcagggagtcaaccaatgatggtcaaatatgtgtgaaccatgtcagggagtcaattgatgatggtcgaccatgtgtgaaccatgtcagggagtcaaaaAATGATGAtccactatgtgtgaaccatgtcagagagtcaactaatgatggtcaactatatGTGAATCATGTCAAGGAGTCAATTGATGATGGTCGACCATGTGTGAGCCATGGCAGGGAGTCAACGGATTATGtttgactatgtgtgaaccatgtcagagatgcaCTGATGttgttcgactatgtgtgaaccatgtcagggagtcaactgatgatggtcaactatgtgtgaactatgttacTGATGGATAggagatggtcaac includes these proteins:
- the LOC131618909 gene encoding uncharacterized protein LOC131618909, whose amino-acid sequence is MNEPWLRGTREGCLMGPQTQGVYTLTINDLLLPNVKQWNMGVLRDLFDYSVVRDILQVPLSEEVVEDRMIWKDDVSGNYSVRSGYRSWRKHHESVGLVEEGVNWSDLWNIIAPSRVKHILWRICSGCLPSKDIRSLVFDICMKEDRLTAGRVAVLLEGLWKNRNDFVWHNEKEYASKLGWLAFHKWQDWFMAQNILAPQLDNGEVVSWYPPPIGSFKCNVDATFNKRVGTTN